A DNA window from Calliphora vicina chromosome 1, idCalVici1.1, whole genome shotgun sequence contains the following coding sequences:
- the LOC135954251 gene encoding extracellular matrix-binding protein ebh, giving the protein MCFSLSPPPPPPKAIFSSNLTLGYECSSNQPCVLNTEYHCQNYNNNIVYREQDNMQRQEDIKNVNDSQTDEETSSDYKQWLHAMKLVARLPGGIPPEFRRKLWLSLADKYLKSKNVDWTKEEEKCFCEKWREDDEELGIQIVKDLHRTGSTLCTGPAGDLNQAKLKKILLGYARYNPEVGYCQGFNMLGALILQVMDKDESESIKVMIYLVEGILPAGYFCGSMGGLQADMAVFRELMQTKLPRLAKHLQKLQGPIENAYEPPLTNVFTMQWFLTMFCTCLPMSCVLRVWDLVLIEGSDVLLRTALALWSLLEERVLSARSADDFYGKMGSFSSELLNGHLIDSNGLIEKVVQLGPIADIQKLRDKHLYNIAPIQNQQGLQLYYDDDEPDIDEDSRLAVATVWGIPWGRRGSQGQTNNIVAKQTIENKDRIALDISLLKKQYDRLRERQKQAHIILTTACSTAARQSAAPTVPLPVNQLLSGRPAILTNKGRRSGPPTGAIPPARKPSLPAVLNEKPLEKQLRRGETLHWRDTKDTKHRRDSLSWKEIKAERAAMITSGSIDGLKSQKIRTGKLGKSDSSSYSEESDENEAEVGGDASSTDTSLCDEELQPVANGIKQQLHIEINQKSSSKSLLKPKKNALKNARNQSAHLKESSQKARPKSWAPSNSEIPFVLMTIDSPNNSADENPEQDYQKGTDDTILKTENDSSTERKQTNPNQIIHLNWKSEIYSPIVGDLVVANIEHSAQPVSKTIPNINDANSFVKPKTTSSEEKNTFMESTNLLGSNVDKEDQIKTFDISNEGVTNEYFERVNSSSERPTKLDLLYSLNEDENVREAFKIEDNESNEESGSHLYANDKSLNSSKNIRCMDLLVDYSEKSSAACIEEAKSEISTTFHSCDIRDSIPLKKEYIDITNEHLFKKPKGSAEKRRDPRRLTLTRSSTMDIEKRYQALEKRLSMEVCSKYKRLSTGNELHVDSYKQSNQSYIIKPSNDPFNYFVNNETLPQENETCTDRKIPSTADLEERFKNIHQQLLRDRNETMKSPCDSENTDKQSNMKTSSDNDNIKRTSPNDKTAGHKRKQNDHNDDSDKTEAENILDENSDFEKKSPASIDIEGVDTGCDINAKQTTIEHSSNGTTTKKNSLQSKKEPPDDNVDLDTNDIIIKDATNTPVETSPKKSIDEIETNTNKTANVSEEIEDEAKENIRIPNSEKDPEPIKDTHEGLKSKPNRTSPPTTEELEKRFSALEEQMSSAKNESCEARTNAQGEETNKQVANETLSESVIAPSNTDLKTDLTKFKLLSEKNIKRRLSEPPSTEDLEKRYEVLKRRMSSRHFETRTLHKDGHSEEPQSQKIVPVTESPTNLNKKDTSLQSPSKHSPPSIENLEERFEKLQNQNETKSSFIKHSPPSTETLEKRFEKLQNKNDQLDLNKSTNEATKPTSSPEKEQHESEENNENNTEVHSDTNYEIENENEKSLVKEAVIDTTTNNANTIENETQTSDENETDVKHPTTSKKVEEISGEKETNSSLAKNANQIKVRLIEELQAKIKEHSASTDIDSSVQKKMAVIEELKIKIKPMPDEIVKPTQISSSRRPPAQSSLLPSQSFNDETLESHATSAYRRSGKYEPMNTANRKMVRRFSDLPSRADLENRLQFLEEQLSKTVCMQRRSSDSEVASKGNNNKHKTPLIHVPLSDSLEYRVQELEKRLNDNRTLSMDIECTNVKEKNTSEPNVDVSQIEMATDTVAVTGKELVRYSSYGEVGDIDHQNPINISINIQMTLNKDDIGNKKSSDIIKTDDLDRRLQYLEQQLKSSQEPESFENVAVDVKENVKEKDHTGFSVTDKTDVIVKKGDHLEEKHEITDQDETPQKVVQEISQSNINSVVPLTDGQSRLITNTTENIQKENNIEGSKWVESDIQTVERRDKENHLCQVNTTNEHKEQIKSVTSKISDDDEDTISQNQSPLPQGDVLTEKDTVENQNNKENKHVTESEDQSVKIGNVTDVTQNNLKEKALETKSQDNERNDSDDPVQYNSPSEAQSNKDTETKPCELNKSESIENYDNSKNTKTSESGKINCLTDSSNVNISTQFVPVEVNKKTLVLLLDNEPKAVKVRRLTRANTEELEDLFQALEKQLNDRGQEKTDEKKAKAKLDEASHQVIETTKAMSDLAKEIEAFSKCEPNQIGQNDKLTQTTTQSSKKEEEFDWGNDPIKYHLKKRTVYLPSTKELEARFRSLERQIKLLEDVEKIDVEQRLIEIERKIKLQYSLSHEKDLNRFLELCEGKDVDEMPFEKLQDRRECSNEVHVDQKCVIKHTSPNRLTEPIPSTGNLEYRYRSLDLKRSKSKQNLNKKQPIHPLEMLLDPSPDDSDIPTTGELEHRIRMMEENRYSPSPPSRKSRSQSPPAKSQQNKSKPNTHILEAMTASPTERELPTAEELEARLEALEKEQCFNFKMQKNFQQFNQKLKDVVSPSLSFDEFKSSTKSCESEHTKVQSLATKQISSVNSVAPKTIRFRKEEQSQSLAKKDNESMKTIADSQSTSKGYQQTATVQEGLGVMGIRLMRETSPLRRKGTHTGVPLRTGENINDQLTSIQNTIKSIDSLCEEKPYRKERCQQYIDALFSDSTYFAHKKSSLEDLTSRNLGRSTSRSREIGPSIRISDHSPAFSRSMGSADSIRSSSPLRSSSPLQYRSNRDLRREPSPRRRRDEDREEHESRVRRDNLLPNNNNYSHSILSHTSHSSLTKFHKVDSQLIPNDVEHELEETLRHPTFSSIDNLISHDNSNTSNNVNTTPQRTLTADATTPEPFKSHHLDRPISPFRQTILPTTNTPVYTPAKLEIRHTTVTSTFYDRVLTEKQLEKQHHHSVSTNSQSPMISPLFEKHVKPSFQQQPNKSPPKLLHTDATTGNYHRTYQTHIQANNLG; this is encoded by the exons gaTCTACATCGCACCGGATCTACTTTGTGCACTGGACCAGCTGGAGATTTAAATCAAGCCAAACTTAAGAAAATACTTTTGGGTTATGCACGATACAATCCTGAAGTTGGATATTGTCAG GGTTTTAACATGTTGGGTGCTCTTATTCTACAAGTTATGGACAAAGACGAATCAGAATCAATCAAGGTTATGATCTATCTAGTCGAGGGTATATTACCTGCTGGTTATTTTTGTGGGTCCATGGGTGGCCTACAGGCAGACATGGCTGTATTTCGGGAGCTTATGCAAACCAAACTTCCCCGTTTGGCCAAGCATCTCCAGAAATTACAGGGTCCTATCGAAAATGCCTACGAACCGCCATTAACGAATGTCTTCACGATGCAATGGTTTTTGACAATGTTCTGTACATGCTTGCCAATGAGTTGCGTTCTTCGGGTTTGGGACTTGGTTCTAATTGAAGGAAGTGACGTGCTTCTACGGACTGCCCTTGCACTTTGGAGTTTACTCGAAGA gaGAGTTCTTAGCGCTCGCAGTGCAGACGACTTCTATGGGAAAATGGGTTCGTTTTCAAGTGAACTTTTGAACGGACATTTGATTGACTCAAACGGTCTGATCGAGAAGGTTGTTCAGTTGGGACCTATCGCAGATATACAGAAGTTGCGTGATAAGCATCTGTATAACATTGCCCCTATCCAAAATCAACAAGGATTGCA ACTATACTATGACGATGACGAGCCCGATATAGATGAAGATTCACGTTTGGCGGTTGCTACTGTTTGGGGAATTCCTTGGGGTCGTAGAGGTTCACAAGgccaaacaaataatattgttGCAAAACAAACCATCGAAAATAAGGATAGAATTGCGCTTGATATTTCACTTTTAAAGAAGCAGTACGATAGACTACGCGAAAGACAGAAACAAGCACATATTATATTAACCACAGCTTGTTCGACAGCTGCCCGACAGAGTGCTGCACCGACTGTACCGTTGCCAGTTAATCAACTTCTGTCTGGTCGCCCAGCCATACTTACAAATAAGGGACGACGTAGTGGACCGCCTACAGGTGCAATACCACCGGCAAGAAAACCTTCACTGCCTGCAGTTCTTAATGAAAAACCGCTAGAAAAACAGCTTCGAAGAGGAGAAACATTACATTGGCGGGATACAAAAGATACAAAACACAGGCGAGATAGCTTAAGTTGGAAAGAAATTAAGGCTGAACGAGCAGCAATGATTACTTCTGGAAGCATAGATGgcttaaaatcacaaaaaattcgCACAGGTAAATTAGGAAAAAGCGATTCATCATCTTACAGCGAGGAGAGTGATGAAAACGAAGCCGAAGTAGGGGGAGATGCTTCTAGTACAGACACGAGCCTTTGTGATGAAGAATTGCAACCAGTAGCAAATGGTATAAAACAGCAATTACATATTGAAATTAATCAAAAATCTTCTAGCAAATCcctattaaaaccaaaaaagaatGCACTTAAGAATGCACGAAACCAGTCGGCACATCTTAAAGAGAGCTCCCAAAAGGCAAGACCTAAATCGTGGGCACCTTCTAATAGCGAGATTCCATTTGTATTAATGACCATAGACTCTCCAAATAATAGTGCAGATGAAAATCCTGAACAAGACTATCAAAAAGGAACAGACGACACTATATTGAAGACGGAGAATGACAGTTCAAcagaaagaaaacaaacaaatccaAACCAAATCATACATTTAAATTGGAAATCTGAGATCTATTCACCCATTGTTGGTGACTTAGTTGTGGCGAACATAGAACATTCTGCTCAACCCGTTTCTAAAACAATACCAAACATAAATGATGCAAACTCGTTCGTAAAGCCGAAGACCACAAGTtctgaagaaaaaaatacatttatggaGTCAACAAATTTGCTGGGTAGTAATGTCGACAAAGAAGATCAAATTAAAACTTTCGACATTAGTAATGAAGGTGTTACTAACGAATATTTTGAAAGAGTCAATAGCTCATCAGAGCGACCAACAAAACTTGATCTCTTATATTCACTCAATGAGGACGAAAACGTACgagaagcttttaaaattgaGGATAATGAATCAAATGAAGAATCAGGATCACATCTTTATGCAAATGACAAAAGTTTAAACAGCTCCAAAAATATCAGGTGTATGGATCTTCTTGTTGACTATTCAGAAAAATCGTCCGCCGCTTGTATTGAAGAAGCAAAAAGTGAAATATCAACAACGTTTCACTCATGTGACATCAGGGATTCCATTCCATTAAAAAAGGAATATATCGATATCACAaatgaacatttatttaaaaaaccaaaaggaAGCGCTGAGAAAAGAAGAGATCCCAGGCGACTTACTTTAACGCGATCATCAACAATGGATATTGAAAAGAGATATCAGGCGCTTGAAAAACGACTCAGCATGGAAGTCTGTTCAAAATACAAACGGTTGTCAACCGGTAATGAGTTGCATGTAGATAGTTATAAACAATCTAATCAAAGTTATATTATAAAACCCAGCAATGATCCATTTAATTACTTTGTTAATAATGAAACACTACCGCAGGAAAACGAAACTTGTACAGACAGAAAAATACCGTCAACTGCTGATTTGGAAGAacgttttaaaaacatacatcaACAGTTACTTAGAGATCGAAATGAAACTATGAAGTCGCCATGTGACTCTGAAAATACAGACAAACAATCAAATATGAAAACTTCCTCTGATAATGATAATATTAAACGGACTTCCCCCAATGATAAAACAGCTGGGCATAAAAGAAAACAGAATGATCACAATGATGACAGCGACAAAACAGAAGCAGAAAATATATTGGACGAAAAttcagattttgaaaaaaaatctccaGCATCAATTGATATTGAAGGGGTTGATACAGGCTGCGACATTAATGCCAAACAAACTACTATCGAGCATAGTTCCAATGGTACAACCACAAAGAAAAACTCATTACAAAGTAAAAAAGAACCACCTGACGACAATGTAGATTTAGATACGAATGATATTATCATTAAAGATGCTACCAACACACCAGTAGAAACGTCTCCTAAAAAGTCTATTGATGAAattgaaacaaacacaaacaaaactGCAAATGTTTCTGAAGAAATCGAAGATGAAGCTAAGGAAAATATTCGAATACCTAATTCAGAAAAGGATCCAGAACCAATTAAAGATACGCACGAAGGTCTTAAAAGTAAACCAAATCGGACATCTCCCCCCACTACGGAGGAattagaaaaacgattttctgcTTTGGAAGAACAAATGAGCTCAGCAAAGAATGAATCATGTGAAGCACGAACTAATGCTCAAGGTGAAGAGACTAATAAACAAGTAGCTAATGAAACATTAAGTGAAAGTGTAATTGCTCCTAGTAACACAGATCTTAAGACGGATTTAACTAAATTCAAACTATTATCTGAGAAGAATATAAAACGACGATTATCCGAGCCTCCTTCTACTGAAGACCTGGAGAAAAGATATGAAGTTTTGAAACGACGGATGAGCTCTAGACATTTTGAGACTAGAACATTACATAAGGATGGGCATTCCGAGGAACCACAGTCGCAAAAAATCGTACCAGTAACAGAATCTCctactaatttaaataaaaaagatacTTCTTTACAGTCACCAAGCAAGCACTCGCCACCATCAATAGAAAATCTAGAAGAACGTTTTGAAAAACtacaaaatcaaaatgaaacaaaaagctCATTTATTAAACACTCTCCTCCATCAACGGAAACCTTAGAAAAACGATttgaaaaacttcaaaataaaaacgatCAGTTGGACTTAAACAAGTCAACCAATGAAGCAACAAAACCAACTTCATCACCGGAAAAAGAACAACATGAATCTgaggaaaataatgaaaataacacTGAAGTACACTCAGATACAAATTACgaaatagaaaatgaaaatgaaaagtcATTGGTTAAAGAAGCTGTGATTGATACAACTACAAACAATGCTAACACCATCGAAAATGAAACTCAAACATCTGATGAAAATGAGACAGATGTAAAACATCCGACAACTTCTAAAAAAGTAGAGGAAATTTCAGGGGAAAAAGAAACGAATAGTAGTTTAGCCAAGAATGCGAATCAAATAAAAGTTCGACTTATTGAGGAATTACAAGCCAAAATAAAAGAGCATTCTGCAAGCACTGATATAGATAGCAGTGTTCAAAAAAAGATGGCTGTTATTGAAgagcttaaaattaaaattaaacccaTGCCAGATGAGATTGTGAAGCCAACTCAAATTTCTTCTAGTCGGCGTCCGCCTGCTCAAAGCTCCCTTTTACCAAGTCAAAGTTTCAACGATGAAACCTTGGAATCACATGCGACCTCCGCTTATCGCAGGTCGGGAAAATACGAACCTATGAACACAGCTAATCGAAAAATGGTTCGTCGTTTTTCCGATTTACCCTCAAGAGCCGACCTTGAGAATCGTTTGCAGTTCTTGGAAGAACAACTAAGCAAAACGGTGTGCATGCAACGTCGTTCAAGTGATTCCGAAGTAGCATCGAAAGGTAATAATAATAAGCATAAAACACCACTCATTCATGTACCATTAAGTGACAGCCTCGAGTACCGTGTGCAAGAATTAGAAAAACGTTTAAACGACAATAGAACACTCTCGATGGATATCGAGTGTACAAATGTCAAAGAGAAAAACACAAGTGAACCTAACGTTGATGTTTCGCAAATAGAGATGGCCACGGATACGGTTGCTGTAACGGGAAAGGAATTGGTTCGATATTCTTCTTATGGCGAAGTTGGAGATATTGATCACCAAAATCCAATCAATATTAGCATAAATATTCAAATGACTCTCAATAAAGATGatattggcaataaaaaaaGTTCAGATATTATCAAGACTGATGATCTAGACAGACGACTGCAATACTTAGAACAACAACTGAAATCGTCGCAAGAGCCCGAATCCTTTGAGAACGTTGCAGTTGATGTTAaggaaaatgttaaagaaaaagaTCACACAGGATTCAGTGTGACTGACAAGACCGATGTAATTGTAAAAAAGGGTGATCATCTTGAAGAGAAACATGAAATTACTGATCAAGATGAAACTCCACAAAAAGTTGTACAAGAAATTTCTCAATCCAATATAAATAGTGTAGTACCTTTAACTGATGGTCAATCTAGACTTATCACGAATACTACTGAGAATATTCAGAAAGAAAATAACATAGAAGGATCAAAATGGGTGGAATCCGATATCCAAACCGTCGAACGTAGAGATAAAGAGAATCATTTGTGCCAAGTCAATACTACAAATGAACATAAAGAACAAATTAAGTCTGTAACATCAAAAATAtctgatgatgatgaagatacAATTTCTCAAAATCAGTCTCCGTTGCCACAAGGAGACGTGCTTACAGAAAAAGACACCgttgaaaatcaaaataataaagaaaataaacatgtAACTGAATCCGAAGATCAATCTGTCAAAATAGGCAATGTAACAGATGtaacacaaaataatttaaaagaaaaggcTCTAGAAACTAAATCTCAAGATAATGAAAGAAATGATAGCGATGATCCAGTTCAATACAATTCGCCCTCTGAGGCGCAATCGAACAAAGATACTGAAACTAAGCCATGCGAGCTAAATAAGAGTGAAAGCATTGAAAATTATGATAATTCAAAAAACACAAAGACGTCTGAAAGtggaaaaattaattgtttaactGATTCATCAAATGTTAACATTTCCACACAATTTGTACCGGTAGAAGTGAACAAAAAGAcgttagttttattattagaCAATGAGCCGAAAGCAGTAAAAGTGCGTCGGCTTACTCGGGCAAATACTGAAGAACTAGAGGACCTTTTCCAAGCTCTTGAAAAGCAGCTTAACGATCGAGGCCAAGAGAAAACTGATGAAAAAAAAGCAAAGGCCAAATTAGACGAAGCAAGCCATCAGGTAATAGAGACAACAAAAGCAATGTCAGATTTAGCAAAAGAAATAGAGGCATTTTCGAAATGTGAACCAAATCAAATTGGACAAAATGATAAGCTCacacaaacaacaacacaaaGCAGCAAGAAGGAGGAGGAATTCGATTGGGGAAACGATCCCATAAAATACCACTTAAAGAAAAGAACAGTTTATTTGCCATCGACTAAGGAACTTGAAGCAAGGTTTCGGTCATTAGAGCGTCAAATAAAGCTTCTTGAAGACGTTGAAAAGATCGATGTAGAGCAGCGCCTAATAGAAATTGAGcgcaaaataaaattacaatacTCGTTATCCCATGAAAAAGATTTGAACAGGTTTCTAGAGTTGTGCGAAGGAAAAGATGTAGATGAAATGCCATTCGAAAAACTTCAAGACCGAAGGGAGTGCTCCAACGAAGTACATGTCGATCAGAAATGTGTGATTAAGCACACTTCTCCGAATAGGCTTACAGAACCAATACCTTCTACAGGTAATCTTGAATACCGTTATCGTTCTCTTGATTTAAAGCGATCAAAGTCAAAACAAAATCTTAACAAAAAGCAACCAATACATCCTTTGGAAATGCTTCTTGATCCAAGCCCAGATGACAGTGACATACCTACAACTGGTGAGTTGGAACACCGTATCCGTATGATGGAAGAAAATCGATACTCACCCTCGCCACCATCACGCAAATCGCGTTCACAATCTCCTCCAGCTAAAAGTCAACAAAATAAGTCCAAACCAAACACACATATTCTGGAAGCAATGACAGCAAGTCCTACAGAACGAGAACTTCCAACGGCTGAAGAACTGGAGGCACGTTTAGAAGCATTGGAAAAAGAACagtgttttaatttcaaaatgcagAAAAACTTTCAGCAATTCAATCAGAAACTTAAAGATGTTGTCTCTCCATCACTGTCTTTTGACGAATTTAAATCGTCAACGAAATCCTGTGAATCTGAACATACTAAAGTACAAAGTTTAGCCACCAAACAAATCTCTAGTGTTAATTCAGTTGCTCCCAAAACTATCCGCTTTCGTAAGGAAGAACAATCGCAATCTTTGGCTAAAAAGGATAATGAATCCATG AAGACTATTGCAGATTCCCAAAGCACTAGTAAAGGATATCAGCAGACGGCAACAGTTCAAGAGGGCCTAGGTGTCATGGGAATTCGTTTAATGAGG GAAACATCGCCTCTTCGACGAAAGGGAACACACACTGGAGTACCACTGCGTACTGGAGAAAATATAAATGATCAACTAACATCTATTCAAAACACTATCAAGTCTATCGACAGCCTGTGTGAGGAAAAGCCTTATCGAAAAGAAAGGTGTCAGCAGTATATTGATGCTCTTTTCTCGGATTCCACATATTTTGCTCACAAAAAATCTTCCCTCGAAGATCTCACATCGCGCAATCTGGGCCGATCAACATCGCGATCACGTGAGATTGGACCATCCATACGAATCTCAGATCATAGCCCGGCCTTCTCACGTTCAATGGGATCAGCAGATTCAATACGATCATCAAGCCCCTTGCGGTCGTCAAGCCCACTCCAGTACCGTTCCAACAGGGACCTCCGGCGTGAGCCTTCTCCTAGACGTCGACGCGACGAAGATCGAGAAGAGCATGAAAGTAGGGTAAGACGTGATAATCTATtgccaaataataataattatagtcATAGCATATTAAGCCACACTAGTCATAGTAGTTTAACTAAGTTTCATAAAGTAGATAGCCAACTAATTCCAAACGATGTTGAACACGAATTAGAAGAAACCTTACGACATCCGACATTCAGCTCAATCGACAACTTAATATCTCATGACAACTCAAATACCTCAAACAACGTCAACACAACACCACAACGCACTCTTACCGCAGATGCAACAACTCCCGAACCATTTAAGAGTCATCATTTGGACAGGCCTATATCACCATTCCGACAAACTATTCTCCCAACCACAAACACACCTGTCTACACACCAGCCAAATTAGAAATTCGACATACAACTGTAACATCGACCTTCTACGATCGTGTTCTTACCGAAAAACAGTTGGAAAAACAACATCACCACTCTGTTTCGACTAACAGTCAATCCCCAATGATATCCCCATTGTTTGAGAAGCACGTAAAACCATCATTCCAACAACAACCAAACAAATCACCACCAAAACTCTTACATACTGATGCTACAACAGGTAATTATCATCGAACCTATCAAACGCACATTCAGGCCAATAATCTCGGCTAA